Genomic segment of Seriola aureovittata isolate HTS-2021-v1 ecotype China chromosome 1, ASM2101889v1, whole genome shotgun sequence:
taaataatatatgagaagattgataccccTTTAATGAATCTACCAGGATGCAATAAGCTTGCCTTATGCTTGCAGCATAAAGACCTGGAACCAgggggaaacaaacaaataaaccaaacaaaacaaaacaaaacaaaaacctacatgtaaaaaaaaaaaagcaattgtggttctttttttttatgtttggacagagccaagcgACCTATTTTCCATTATTTCCAGTCTTAATTGTAAGCTTAGCTTATTGCCTGCTGACTCCATGCTACATATAATATTTAGCCTATAGATGTCATAGTTGTACCTAAGTCTCAGCAGGAAAGTGAATAAGTGGGATGTGGCAAGGAAGGTCGGCGGTAGTCATGGACAGTTGTACTGCTGATCTACTGTTCTATTGTTTGcagcatcaaataaaaaaaactaaactgatgATTATGTAGAATTTCAGGAACATTGTGATTTTCCACATTTAATGACCCATGAATCAACATaaaacacctacacacacattagaAGCTCTTTCTAGATTGAAATCGAGTCAGTGAACTAGTTTCCTTTACTTGCTATGTATAATGCATGTTCCTGGCACCTCGGGGTGCAATGACACATCAATTCTCACCGAAGCCCGACACCAGGCCAGTGACCAGATGGGAGCAATAACGTATGTAGGAAAGTGAGACTGCATGATTGTGCACCAGTGAAATAAATCAGGGTGTTCATCACATATTCTCTGCAGATGTAACAAGGAGACAAACTCAGTAACCACTTTGTTGCTAGAATAAACTACATTCACCGTTAAGGTGCATAACATGGTGCATTCTCCCAACAGAATTGTCCATTTGGCATGTTACAGTGAATGAATGCACCCTGTCAACATGGATTACTCTCAGCCAGCTTTTAGGCACAGGTTTAGCCGAGAGGTTTATACTCGTGACTGTCATGCCTCGTGTTCAACAGATCCAAACATGTATTCTTAATCACACAGTTTCCGACTTGGGTTAATGAATTAGATTCTGGTACAACTTCTCCTACTGGCaaagtgcagagagaaaacaatctTGGAGACAAAAAGTccagcaacagaaaaacaatatatttaaactGTGGCCCGAAAAAATGTTTATCTGTTAATATTCCAGAGTACAAAATTAAACAGCATCACAAATGAAAAAGTTCAGTCTTAGTATTCACACGCAGGTGCATCAGAGAAATAATAATCCCTGATAAATGCGTTTCATAATAGTGGGTATTGGGTCATTAGAGACAACAAGCTGACACCATCACTTACACAATGATGTTGTTCTGCAGTGAGGGCAAAGATTGGATGTCAGCTGGGCTAGCTGAGGCCAGCAGGGGAGCCAGCTCAGGGAAGAGACTACCATCTTTTACCACGTGGGTCTGGAGCAGCACTGACACCATCGTGGACAGGTACTTATCTGGCAACTggaaaaacagaagcaaataCCAGTATTGTATCAGCAAGAATGTGGACTGTGTAATCAACTGGACTAAACAGACTCTATGCGTGAAGCACAGACGCAAGAATCCTAGGAAGAGAGAACCAAATGTGGTTAGTGTATAGGTTTCACATGCACGTCAAAGGGTGTGCTTATTCACCTGCAGTCTCCCCTTGTTTCTGCTGTAGTACTGAAGGATCAGTCTGACGGTGGAGATGTGAGCTGTACTGAGCACTGACCTCAGGCGGCTCAGCGGTATAGTGAAGTACTCCTGGAAACATAGACACATGTGGGTATTAGTCCAAATAAACATACGTTTTACAACTTTACATTATCATTTAGGTGATGATAGTATATCTTACGTTAATGACAAAGACTCCATCACTGGTCACATCTCTTGCCGTCTGCATCAAGCTGGTTAGTACTGtctacagaagaaaaaaaacacacacacattcagtttaGACACTATCTGAAGAGACATTAATGGCAACATATGATCTGGGAGTCTGTTTTGACACATTATGTGAGCCTGTAGTGACTACATGCAAAGGAAGAGATTCATCATGTCGATATCGATGACAGGAGTGCAACAGTAAACCAGCTGTAGGCTGCCTGTACACTGGGGGTCGACTGCTATACAGTGACACAAATTGTAACTGATATGGATGAATAATTAGATAAACTATAAAGTCAATGAATTGTTCTACGCAGAAACTGATTGAGTCCGTATGAATAAAAGATGAGGGAGAATCTCTATTCTCACTCTGCTCTGATTAACCTGCAGAGTGCATTTGCAAGAGAAGTCTTGTCCATTCTCACAGTATAAGaagtaaaaatggcaaaaagttAAAATCCCCAACCTCAGATaactaaaacagtaaaatgctacttagACATTATTGAATGAGAGATAATAACCCAgtataataatagtatagtataatataatataaccaGTAGTCAGTGGAAAGTAACTCAAGACAGTTACTCAAATACTGAACTTTTTACTCCTCTACATCTCTGGCTCATAACATTAGTCACTAGTTACTTTACAGATTCAGactattaatataaaacataatcaaCTAATACATTATAATACACCATTATTGATTCAGCTACCCCGCAGTATGTAATGTAGGTGAAATTAGCTGCACCTTTACCAGTAATATATATCATTTTGAAATGGGCCAATATCCATAAAGAGTACTTTCACTTTTGgtaatttaaatacattttgatgctACTACTTGTGTACTTTTGAAAGCTTGAACTTTACTTGTAGAGTATTTCTACATTGTGATAGTGGTacatttacttcagtaaaagaccGTAGTACTTCTTCCTCCACTAAGAGAAACCCTAACACTTCTGAATAacgagtacttttactttttacttttgatagTTTTAGAACATTTTGCTGGTAGTACTTTAAGTACTTAAGTGAAACTTTTAACGCATGATTAGTAATTGCAGTAGAGTACTAGAGTATTTCTATATTGCAGTAATGCTACTAGAATGTGAATACTTCTTTCAAGgctgatgattttcttttcaaacgTTTACTGCACAATCAAACTACCTACCCCGAAGCACTGCAGCAAGACCCTCTTTTTGTCAAAGTTGTTTTCCCTCTCGAGATAGCGAACTACAGACGCTAACACACTGAGTCTTATGTTTTCTGTGACATGCAGCGAGGTGTTCTGGACCTCCTCAAGAGCCAATAGGACCACTACAGTAGTGCTGACTGCCTGCTCCAGCACTGTAGCCACACGTGGAGTCAGCAGATCCTCCACCCTGGACCTCAGACTCTCCACCCAGCAGCGCACTATCATCTGCAGGGCCATACTGGGACTGGCCCCGGGCTGGCAGGCTGAGGTGAAGTCGGCTGAGCAGGTCCAGTTGAATCGCTTCACCAGGTTTCTGGCCAGACAAGAGTTAACTGCAGTGGTGCTGTTCTTGGTAGTGGTGTAGTTGGTGTAGGCGGTACATATGCTGCTCACCCAAACACTGGACGGCTCCCGGgacagcaaaaaaagaagaattgtGTTATGGCATATAGAGGAGACAAAATTGGCCTGATCGTGCTCCCAGCAGAGAGTCAGGAGGGCTGCATCTGGAAGAGATACACTCCAGCTGGAGTACTGGCACTGCTCAGCAGGGTCGAATCCACTCAGGTCACCTCCTTGTCCCACACCACCATCAGGAGACACCCCAGTATTTGAATGGTTAGCACAGTGCTGTATCAACCAGGTGTTGTCCTGATTGGTCAACAAGTTCTGGAGGATGGTATCATTGTTGCAGACTTTGGAGGTGAAGTTGGACGGGTCACTCTCAGCGCAGAGAGCTAGTTCAGTCATGTCCACGATGATGGGACGGGTCCACTCAGAGTACTTGCACACCTAAGGAACAGATGATGTGACTACATGATCAACATACAAATTCAGCACAATGGCATTTTAACTTGTTTTCTGTAGCAGTTTTCTGTTGCTCCTCTAGTGATTAATACTGCTGCCTTTAGTTCTCTATGTGCATATACAGAAGAGTTCATACAGAGTTCAAGACTTGTATATGGGGACGAATGTGTGTATGCGGACACATATAGTACAAGTACTGCCTTGTATTCATTCTGGTTTCCTTGTAGCAGAGGTGTGTGACCACACCAGCTGAAACTGCTGAACAACCAGCTGTTGATCCAATCACCTATTTATGTCTCTAGAATTACATGGTCTGTATGTTGTGCTGATGCTGGTcttttgactgaaatgttcacttttgtatttctttttttcgcACGTGGAAAGAATTGAATCTTTTTGCATCTAAAGAGCCTCTCCTACTGTGGAGGCAATGTTTCTATGAAACGGGACTTAAAATAACATCTGtcattcttttatttgtgtataCAAGTTGATTAGACTTTGGATAAACAGAGCCATGTCATCCAGGTAAAATACCCACCTGTGGTAACACCTTTATGTCCTCTATGTCTGTGCAGACTGAAACCAGCCATTTGTTCTGAGGGTTTTCTAACAGCTTTTCAAACACAGGCGCCTTGCAGCAGACGTTCTTCTGAAAAGCCAGCTGATCATTGTGCCAACAGAAGCCAACCACCGAATCGTCCACCTGCCGTTCTCCCCACGTGTGGTAGTCACACCAGTCTGCGATGTTGAAGGGCAGGGTTGGCTCAGGGATTGGAATGGTAAGGGATGTTTCGCAGTGATTCTCGAGCCAAGCGTTTTCCTGATTACTCAGCAGGCTGTTTAGAAAAGTTTTGTTAGAGCAAACCTCTTTAGCGAAACCACTCTGATCAAGGCGGATGCATTGTAACAAAACATCTGGGGCGATTTGCATCAGATCATGCCACTCGGAGTACTGACAAGACTCTAACATTAAGGAATCTGGGTTAGGGAGTGGTAGGGGAGGAGGGACGTTTGTGCAGTTTGGCATGAACTGGAAATTGTCAGGGTTGGAGAATAAAAGCATGAAGAATCCGGTGTGCTCACAGATTAGTTTGGTAAGTCTGGAACTGTCCAGGCTCATGCAGAACTCCAGTAAGAGGGGGTCCACCGGCATTGTGGGCTGGTCAATCCACTGCTCATAGGTGCAGAAATGACTCACCATGTACCCAAGGTCTGCAGAGGAGTTGGAACAGTATGCATACAGCCAGCTGTTCATCCGGTCTGAGAGCAACTTCCTCATCAACAAGGCATTGTTACACACCTGCTTCACAAACTCCTCACGCTCATTATCACTGCAGAGTGTCACAAGGACGGCATCCACCATCTTGTTTTCCAACCAGCTGTTGTAGTTACAGGCGAGCAGTTTGAGGTTGGGGGCTTCTCTAGCTACTCGATGAGGCGTAAATTGAGGGAGGGAAAGAGTCTTAGAGGGAGGGGTGACGGCAGGGGAGGGCTGCGTGTCCCCAACACTGCAGTCAGGTGACCTGCTGAGGAGTGGAGACACCAGTGCCTGAATAATATAACACGTGGTGCTCCACACCTGCTCTATCTGGTTAGGGCGGAGGGAGTTTAGCGCCTGGCAAAAGGTGAGCACAGATGTAGACGACCCCACTCTTGAACCCGTGAGGATGTCAGCGCACAGTGTGTCATTGAGCCTGGCCAGATTGTGGCGATCACACTTGAGAAGGATGTCGTGGCTGTTTTCTATTGCCTCTGAGACGCTGCGCTGGAAGGGGACCCTGAGAGGACTCCGGCACTCTGGCCCTGGATATGTGCACAGAGACTGCTGTGGAGGCAGGAAGATGTCCAGGAGGATGTCAGTGATGGAGTCAGTGAAGGACCAGCTCACATTGTGGTTCATCCCcctaaacaaaacacatttaataattaatttctaatagtcctttttgtacattttagtTTATATCCATGTTTACTGGCTAGTATCCTTCTTCACTGACTTTGTTGGTGGGTTGCTCTGCTTCTGAGCATGCGTTTCTCCCCATTTTGTATTCCCATGTCAATTTCTTGCCAAAAGGCACCATGGGAGTAATGGTTAATTTCTCCCCTGAGGTTTTTCTGCACACAGGCCTGTACCTGTGACTTTTCACTAACATGTTTGTAAATTGTTAATAGAATTTCATGCTGATAGAGCCATAGGATTGCTCCAACTCTGAGTCACCAAACAATGTCTATGTGAAAGATGAATGGGACGTTTACTTCCAGAACCAGGAGTGCCAGAGATAACAGCAGGAATGTGCGCAcgcacaacacaaacaaaacagacaccCAGTGTTAAATTCATGGCTCCACAGTTCTATTAGTGTTCAAAAGCTTCAGCGACTTACCACATAATGAGCTGCTTGAGATCTCCTGCAAAACAAGTGGGAAACCAATTTAAGCAGCATAAAGAATTTGTAATAAAGGTacagtttagaaaaaaatgacatggcaCTACTCAAATGATGTTTTACCTTGCTTACAGGTCTCTTGTCCGTCTAAAGATGGTATTCTTATTCCAAACTGTAAAGCTATTTTGATGTAGTCCATTGGTACTTGGAGTAACATTGCCATGAACTTTGAGACATTTGTCACAGCTGCATCCATGAAGCCGCTCACAGAGCTCATCAGAGTCCCAGAAAGAGGGATACTTGACAGTATATTTATAAAGGTTTGCTGAAGACCATTTAGTGCTGTCGCCACTGACTCCTCCATCCTGAGGTAGGCCCCGGAGAAGCTGAATGACTCGGCATTGCTGTTCAGAGGAGAGCATGTCTGGGATCTCAGAGACGACACAAACATCAGCAGTGGCTTCCCTAACTCCAGGGACACAGTCTTTGTTAACTCTGCCTCAAGGCCACAGTCCTGCTTCCCAGACAAAATACAGACTAAAATTTTGGGAAGGTCATCTAAGaatctctctctcagcagcgGTTGGAAGAGAGCGTACAGGTTACTCAGTACACTATAGTATGCATCTAATGAAAACGTCTCCTCTGTGGGAGAGAAGATGAAGCTgcgtgtgttttcattttcaccggACAAAGAGTGGATCTGGTTAATAACTTTCTGGATGTCTTCCTCTAATTTGGTGGCCTCCTCAGGATCCTGGTCAGTCTGTCTTTGTATTACTTTGGGTTGAGAATGCACTTGCTTGGCATCACATATGATCCCTGTAGACaatgagaaaacaaaccaaaaaaaaacaaaacacaattgttcatctcctctctgctattGTGAAAACTGGAAAGTCACAAATTTAACATATCAAGgactgtttgatttttttttttaattcctatTTAACCATTTAATTCCCATTGAGGTTTGAAAAGTCTTTGTTTCCAGACttgataagaaaacaaaacactgctccTTTCTAATAGACTAAAAGTGTCTATTTTGAACTTACCAAACAGGATGCACACCATGTACGCAGCTGGTGTCGACCGCATTGTAAGTCTCCTGAGTCAGACGCAAGCAGGCAACCAATCCAGATAGTAACAAATATATTCCGCTTGGTTTTATCCTGTAGATGAGACAGAGCTGTTCAGCTGAGGCAGAAGAGCCGGGTTAAGAACAGGCGTCATACTGGTCTAACTGCACAGACTCAGTGTTCACACAAAAACGCATTGAACCAGCTTGTCGTCCATCCATCAAAGTTCAACCTGCGCCCATCATCAGGCCGAGGTGACGCTCCCTCCTCTTACATGCCACTCTACTCTCAGAGGCCGCAGCCTCTTCACCTCCGCGTCTGCCTGCAACTCTACACCTGCCCTGAAAGCTGCGTAATTAAGGACTCCGGTAAAGGGCGCAGAGGTAGGTGCGAAGCTCAGGCTGTGAAACGCAGAGGGGATTTCGGCAACAAGCTCGGCCATCGCTGCTGAATTATTAACCGGGTGTGTTGATTAACTCCTCCGACTGAAACCCGAGTCCCGTCAGAGCAGCCAGAAGACACCAGACTGACGGCCGGAGGATTTACATGACATGTGCGCAGACTCTGGCAGACAAACTCTAATCCCCATGTACAACCTGATGTTGTCTCAGGGGTGTGATGCAGACATACACgtgaagcaaaacaaactgaaatggcATCAATTAATCCCCCAGAAAAATTCTATTCGGGGGtaaattatattaatttcaACGGTATTTTTTGTACATATTAACGCAATTCAATTGTGAATTCAATTGGGGTGCCAATTTAGAAAAACTCATTCAGGCTATACTAAATAAAATTTGTACCATAAATGAAAAAAGCTAAAAGTTCAGGGGTGGCTTAAATGTTTTCTGCTgagctttactgtttttaaaaaactcTTTGGGAGAACCCCGTTCACATGAAATCCAttaattgttcatttcaaaTCTAAATTTAACAAGTTAATTAAATCAgtcatgtgaaaacaaaccacTCCTCAAAATTAAATGTCTATGTCTACTTTGGTTACTGAGCAAATTCTAAAAGActataaattaaaattacagTGCAAACCCTGCTGACATGAATACTCATCAGTTGGGCCCATTTGAACTGAATAAATCAAAAAGGCACAGGGCCTAAGGTTTGTGAGTCTGTACATTTAAAGCTCGTACAATCAATAGTCTGTCCCTAATGTTTTAGTCAAAGATGGGGAAATAAATTTAGTGCTACAACTATTTGTGGGTGAGTGTAATGCAACTGTTCCATTAAAATGCACTATTCCTCCTTCGTCCCATCAATTGTCCTTCAGCATCATCGCAGACAGtcgagagaaataaaaacaaagggcATGCAAGAGGttttaactttaaaactttGTTTCAGAAATTCAATGTAACTGTATATACACTTTACAATAGCATAGCCTGACGGCTAACAAAGAtgtcttaaaacatttttaaatacatcttCAGCACAAATAGCAGTTCTTGCAAGTAAAATGGCTTAAcggataaagaaaaaaaaaatcattaacacGATTGcttttttctgcagaaaaagTGCCATGAATAAAATTTAATTCAGGACTCTCCCACAAAGCAAGCTGTATTCTCTACATGCTAAATTTAACAGTTCAGTGACATAGCGCTAAACTAAACATACAgatatttttaagaaaaaaaaaacactccattTGATGTAAAGTTAAATCttcattaatacatttaaaaagtagATATGACATGCCTTTtgaaatcaaaaatacaaaattttttccttactttaaggatttttttaaacatgaagctgcatGTATTGTACAACACTCAAGTGTACAATAAACTGGTAATGCACATAAAAACGAGCTGGATTAAAAGTATCAAATGCCTCCCACCCATCCTTCACAAACAAACCATGAGTGATAATCACACATGATCACACCGCCCACTGAGGAGACGAGCACACCTGGGCTACATCACACACTCCAGGTGAGGCTTGCATACTAAAAAGGTGGCAGTTGGGATGGTGAGAGGTCATGGGGGGCAGGGAGGGGACTACCATGTTGGGACCTCAAGACATGTCTCCTCTTCCACGCAACATTGTTCTTGCCTCCTCTTCAACATCTGACTGGCAGATGTGAGCTGGCACCTCTCCTCATCTATTTGCTCTACTTGATGAGGAGAGAACACAACATGGAATTCGGAAAGACACTTAAAACTTCACCCCATGTACAATTTACATTCATAGTCTGGACATGTGTACTCGTAACATTACGTCAGAGTAAACAATTGTGCCCTGTAACAATTTTACTTGAACACAAACTAATTCTAATTTCTGGAGAGCTACTAACTTCTGGTTAGAAAAGGCAAAGACAGGCGGGAAACCATCTCTGAACAGAACCTGTGTTAAGTGAGCAGCAGGCGTCCTTTGGGCAGGGCACAACAGGAATTACCTGGCAATTTTACtcatgggggtgggggtgggggtggggggttctgATGCAATGGAATCACAGTACACAACACCTActgcacactgaaaaaaaaattaggggAAGGGTGGGTGTATCCAGGTTTCAGTATCGGCAGAGCTTCGAGGTCTGATTGTCTCTTTCCATCTAAgcagtggggtgggggtgggggcttgTGAGGAGCGGAATCGTATGGCACTGTACAAGCAACCCAGACAAATCCAAACACTCACTTTTGCTTTAACATAAAATGCACTTTGATTCAAACTGAACAAGAACTGTAAAAAGTTCAACAATGCATGCCAAATTGTCACAAAGGTTCAAGTTGACTCTTAAGggtttggccttttttttcgACTGACAGGCATTTGATCTTTCTGTCTTTACCTCGCAGGTTTAGGCTTGTAGGGATGCCAATACAACATCAACATATCTGCCTACTGTTTGTCTCActattaaataaattaagttGAAACAACAGTGGAGTAAAATGTCAGTTTGGCTTGAATGTCCAGGCTGAAGTCAGGCAGAAACACATTCATATAGTTACCATTCTTAAACACAATGCTTTAAACTGTGctatacaaaaaaagaaaaaaaaaaagaaaaagcttaaaagtaaaaagtatgaAACAGACAGGTAGAGGGGCAGTCAATGAAGCTGACAGTTAAAACAGTATGTTGCTGGTGCCAGATATGGCTGGTACAGGGTCTGGCCATATATTACTACTATGGCCTGACATGACACACTGGCAGAGATGTGCTACATTAGTCATTATGCTACTGACATAGCCATCAAATTACACACCACAACTAAAAGAAACAGAACTCTGATTTCGCCAGAATACTTGATTAGGAGTAAAAGACAATACTGATTATAGACAAATGAAATACTATTATTAAAGAAAGGCTAATGTTGACACATAtcactttgaaaatgaatgcCCTCAGACCTTTACAATATGTCAGATTTACAGGTAACAAGATTCTTAATCCTAACATTTAATTAGGGAGCCATGTTGTGTCCAGAGTGAAGCCAACACACTGATTTAAACCTCTAGTTGTTAGAACGAGAACAAACTATACTTAAAAGTCCTGGATTAATTCCATTTCAACTTACTATGCAGTGGACTCATCAATCATTAATATGCAACCATGTTCTCCTATTGGAATAAGGCTTACAATAAAACTTACATGACCCCTTTTAAAACATCATATCTTACAAACAgaagtaaaacattttgaatatgttactttttttttctttctttttttttttttttttttttttttttttaaaacaatgaaacaccAGTTTTACcagaaaaaaactgcaaccAACAATAGAAACTTGACTCAGCTACGGAGGAATGCATATGATTTTAAAGGCTACAGATTGTAGGTTTGCCAAACACCAaatcagtgagtgtgtgtgtgtgtggctaggagtaaacatacacacatgcacagattgATTTACAGGCCAGTCATTCCCACTGAAAACCGTCTGTAGCCACAGAGTGTCGTTATTCATCAGTGTCAACAGCGTGAGCACCAGGGGTCGGTTTGGGTTCAGGGACTCGGTCGGGGTGGAGTTCCTCTTTACCAGGTGGCATTTTCATATCCACTAAACCAGCACCAAGACTTCAGAATTTAGTGTGGAGACGGTATCCGGCTCCACAGCTGGAGAGTCAGTCAAAAAGAGGAGTCTACCTGGGCTTGTTCATAGTGTGTGTAGTTTCATCTATACATTTAGATAATTAGAAAATGTCACCAGgatctttaaaaatgtttttcttttggagttttttttaaaaagcaatggtggatttaaaaaaaaagaaaaagaaaaaaaaagaaacaaaaaaagggaaaaaggcTAAAATTTTAACAGTAATGGCAATGTTGTAGTTTGTAATCCAAAGAAGGGCTTTTTACAcgcatgttgttttcagttttttcatgtTGTCCCGTTCTGAGAGACTGTGATCCAGTTCAATCAGGGGGCAACAAGTCGTGAAGCCGGAACCGTTCTCGAACGTGCGGCCGCACATCCTCATTCTGACGAGTTCAGCAGGCAGGAGAGAGATTAAAGAACCAATTAGATTAATAAGATTAATAGATTACTCAAAGTGTAAAACATTACTCTGATGGACTTGCTGTAATAGGTCCTACATTAACTTCTGAGGAGTAAGATGTCTTACCATCTCAACCAACTTCTCCAGGAAGGGAACCAGCTTCAGCAGCTCATTGTCATTCTTGTCCATGAACCAGCTCTCTATTGGAATCCCATTGGACAACTgtcaagacaaacaaacaagacgacaaaaaaacatgtcaattaCTATCACATGATTAACTTCTTTCTACAATTGGAACCACAATtccagattaaaaaaaaaaaaaaaaaacacctcaaagTTAATAACAGGGTATGATTGGACAGTCGACTCAAATATAACACCTTCACGTGCAGTTTCTAAGAATAAATTATTACACTTTAATGAGATATTATGTTAACCTTCAGGGAAAACAAGGTGAAGAGTTGTATCACACAGGAAATGCCACATATCTAATAGGGTCTTGTTTAGAGAGTCATCTGGTAAATAATTTAATGTAAGCTGCAGCTGATTCAGTTCAGCAGGTTACAATGACTGATCAACTTCCTATGTTTGCTTTGAGGTAATTAATCAGAGCAGCACATGACAATGTCAGGAAAAAACATTCTGGGTCTTTACAATGTGGAAAACTTGGAGCCAAACAACTGAGCACTTTCTGGTCAGACACCAGGCTGAAGTTAGTCTGATAATCACCAACAGAATCTGCAGTTGTATCAAGTTTAAAAGTTTTGCTCCATTTTAAGactggcataaaaaatgacaattgCTGATACTTGTTGTTAACCAGATAAAACGAAACCGCcagtgttattttttgttttgtttaggtGTTCACCTGATATGCAAAGGCTTGTGGTGAATTGTCGATGATGATGGTCTTTGACAGATCTCTGCCTAAGATGTTGAGGTCCTTGA
This window contains:
- the strc1 gene encoding uncharacterized protein strc1 isoform X1 codes for the protein MRSTPAAYMVCILFGIICDAKQVHSQPKVIQRQTDQDPEEATKLEEDIQKVINQIHSLSGENENTRSFIFSPTEETFSLDAYYSVLSNLYALFQPLLRERFLDDLPKILVCILSGKQDCGLEAELTKTVSLELGKPLLMFVSSLRSQTCSPLNSNAESFSFSGAYLRMEESVATALNGLQQTFINILSSIPLSGTLMSSVSGFMDAAVTNVSKFMAMLLQVPMDYIKIALQFGIRIPSLDGQETCKQGDLKQLIMWGMNHNVSWSFTDSITDILLDIFLPPQQSLCTYPGPECRSPLRVPFQRSVSEAIENSHDILLKCDRHNLARLNDTLCADILTGSRVGSSTSVLTFCQALNSLRPNQIEQVWSTTCYIIQALVSPLLSRSPDCSVGDTQPSPAVTPPSKTLSLPQFTPHRVAREAPNLKLLACNYNSWLENKMVDAVLVTLCSDNEREEFVKQVCNNALLMRKLLSDRMNSWLYAYCSNSSADLGYMVSHFCTYEQWIDQPTMPVDPLLLEFCMSLDSSRLTKLICEHTGFFMLLFSNPDNFQFMPNCTNVPPPLPLPNPDSLMLESCQYSEWHDLMQIAPDVLLQCIRLDQSGFAKEVCSNKTFLNSLLSNQENAWLENHCETSLTIPIPEPTLPFNIADWCDYHTWGERQVDDSVVGFCWHNDQLAFQKNVCCKAPVFEKLLENPQNKWLVSVCTDIEDIKVLPQVCKYSEWTRPIIVDMTELALCAESDPSNFTSKVCNNDTILQNLLTNQDNTWLIQHCANHSNTGVSPDGGVGQGGDLSGFDPAEQCQYSSWSVSLPDAALLTLCWEHDQANFVSSICHNTILLFLLSREPSSVWVSSICTAYTNYTTTKNSTTAVNSCLARNLVKRFNWTCSADFTSACQPGASPSMALQMIVRCWVESLRSRVEDLLTPRVATVLEQAVSTTVVVLLALEEVQNTSLHVTENIRLSVLASVVRYLERENNFDKKRVLLQCFGTVLTSLMQTARDVTSDGVFVINEYFTIPLSRLRSVLSTAHISTVRLILQYYSRNKGRLQLPDKYLSTMVSVLLQTHVVKDGSLFPELAPLLASASPADIQSLPSLQNNIIVRETINRNLEHMTLDQREAFGLWYSKVMSPSNISRGHQSLIRDTGNLITYLPFRNFQHLSSAQLLDGLDVLQRNNLTSLKQEFIARSLISTFTNLTAQDFTRLGKLSCLADPKDLLVYKGTEASSVIQDIVMNCTREGLNLSNHLISSLLLNSTELKAPSSLSPAQLAELPHLLPLLGVTFLQGLTPSQLHAVLPALDSVSFSPAQASVIVDKLSSTTTLTAPGQLQELGSLIMGMKTETLLTLTSDRLLSSLPAMAQHTPGLSPPQANAIATKLWGFPEVVSWLDDVEPLLYCTPLLSVLARTRLLVNNSINLSTKPWNTQQAKAIFREVLDNKPNMVKQHFLSLGTLGQGVNCKVLKERFQADSSPSAVIRILAVLRQQPGPLHTSLKKCVIEELYQLEFFSELLKNLGAEIALSMPVSTIKKFPADMMDTLRKMIIQDPRHFLLLARTKQELLVDKVVQGMGMYTGVFTEEEFRSLGVMAPFVGDEVFIQVDRSFFIDNLYFLLGLCYTRSKMDIVARILQDPAAFGSVKNWNQTTLSQVDRFLFFLPESSLQEISMALMTVGNIEKLFMNQRQWERGDVGSHCLNENERMEFFQKQQFVLQFFLGFLKINPLSPTPMVPSCEILHTIAPAAWTSSSLTSMSPSAFSNCLELMGHDPFLASYQRNQVLKKVKQIYGPVSSFSQSVISQLGGIAIELTVEELSSLRLTERRSIAALGAVSNWSNRQLAALFTTVLNSTKQSPSQLDSSTLVAMGYIVCGAKTAEINSFNAVEFSKAVLWLGQLTLPCSEEQLEALVGLLTHSLAFGPISSWGTDVFIEIGVLAAGLPDFPMSALVKEQIEGITPMAISIIPPARFYVALNHRQISMFSYEQATAVTNEQLSVLSDVQRTALAMVLTPWENRPVDFRGKSLGLALSHSPVCLILGLLMLLIVLPCHDLICPGT